One Halictus rubicundus isolate RS-2024b chromosome 10, iyHalRubi1_principal, whole genome shotgun sequence genomic window carries:
- the Ercc1 gene encoding DNA excision repair protein Ercc1, with translation MEDRNTNKKNKDDDDPSPPKQAKTDRDFQVEFSDLKKSEFYDAAVPGPSTEIPKDSSKFNALLVNIKQKGNPLLKSITNVPWEYADIVPDYVMGKTTCALFLSIRYHQLNPDYIHTRLKALGNMYNLRILLVQVDVADPHHALKHLTRMCILANLTLMLAWNAENAGKMIETYKNYENKPPDAIMERSETAPYQMLVNALTTIRSVNKTDATTLLSTFGTLSELVNAESNLLALCPGVGLQKAQRIHKVLHQPFLRS, from the exons ATGGAAGATagaaatacaaataaaaaaaataaagacgATGATGATCCTTCTCCACCTAAACAAGCAAAAACTGATCGTGACTTTCaag TTGAATTTAGTGATCTTAAGAAATCAGAATTTTATGATGCAGCAGTACCAGGACCTTCTACAGAAATTCCAAAGGACTCATCAAAGTTTAATGCACTTTTAGTTAACATAAAACAA aaaGGAAATCCATTGTTGAAATCCATAACAAATGTCCCATGGGAATATGCTGACATTGTACCAGACTATGTAATGGGCAAAACTACTTGTGCACTGTTTTTATCAATACGGTATCATCAACTTAATCCAGATTATATTCATACAAGACTGAAAGCTCTAGGAAACATGTATAATCTTCGAATTCTCTTAGTTCAG GTAGATGTGGCAGATCCTCATCATGCCTTAAAACATTTAACAAGAATGTGTATTCTCGCAAATTTGACATTGATGTTAGCATGGAATGCAGAAAATGCTGGTAAAATGATAGAAACCTACAAAAATTATGAGAATAAGCCACCAGATGCTATTATGGAAAGGAGTGAAACAGCACCTTATCAGATG TTGGTAAATGCTTTGACCACAATACGTTCAGTGAACAAAACGGATGCTACAACACTTCTATCAACTTTTGGAACATTAAGTGAACTGGTAAATGCAGAGTCAAATTTATTAGCTCTATGTCCTGGCGTTGGGTTACAGAAAGCACAACGAATTCATAAAGTTCTACATCAACCATTTTTACGTTCATAA